The window CGTTTCGTCTTTGTTCATTAAACCTACGACTGCAAGCAGGAATCGGGATAGTTCACCGCCGGATGCAATTTTATCCAATGGCTGTGGTGCCTGTCCCGGGTTTGGTACCCATATGAGACGAGCTTTGTGTTCAAAGCATTCTGAGTAAATTTCGGTAGGTGTGAAATCAAATTCTACATGAACATGTTCAGAGAACCCGAGTGTTTTTAACTCAACCTCAATGGCTCGGCAGAGTTCAGCACCTTTTTTTTCACGTAGTTTGTTTATCTTTTGTAAAACTTCTTGAAGTATGACCCTTGATTCATCTTCCTGTTTTTCAAGAAGGATCAAATCGAGCTTACATGTGTCGAGGAAAGAAAGGTTCTCTTCAATCTCTTCCTGCATATTCACAATAGCATCAATAGAACGGTTCAGTTTTCGCTTAAGCTGGGACAGTTCGTAAAGACGTGCTTCAATCTCTTCAATGGAATCTTCGTTTGGCCTGGCAATTGGCTGGTTGCGCAGGCGTGTTTCGACCTCACCCAGAGTGTGACGAAATTCCAAGATGCGTTCGACATCAGGTCTGTATTCCGGAATGTAGCGGCAAACACTATCAAGGCTGTTTTCAAGACGGCTTATGACGTCGTCCAGTGCGCCGCTATCTGTGTAAAATAGACCCAACGTGTGGTCTACAGCTTCTTGAACCAATCCCTGTTCGCGGGTTTCCTGCTTTCTGGCTTCGAGATCGTCTTCTTCTCCAGCCTGAGGTGCTACTTTCGCAATTTCTTTTTGCTGAAATTCAAGAAAATCACGCTTGTCTTCTAAAGAACGTGCGCGTTCCCGAAGCTCGACCTGCTGTGCTGCAATGTCACGTAGCTTTTTCAGAATTGTATTACGTTTTTCAAGAAGCTCAGGGCGT is drawn from Halodesulfovibrio sp. MK-HDV and contains these coding sequences:
- a CDS encoding DNA repair protein RecN, encoding MLELLRIRHLALIDDMELEFAGRMNVLTGETGAGKSFILKALNFLTGEKMRADLVRAGEEKAQVEAIFLIDGEEYIIRRELVAATGRSRLYINDKLSSQETIRALKPKMLVHTSQHGQQQLLQPAFQEKLLNGFIQRPELLEKRNTILKKLRDIAAQQVELRERARSLEDKRDFLEFQQKEIAKVAPQAGEEDDLEARKQETREQGLVQEAVDHTLGLFYTDSGALDDVISRLENSLDSVCRYIPEYRPDVERILEFRHTLGEVETRLRNQPIARPNEDSIEEIEARLYELSQLKRKLNRSIDAIVNMQEEIEENLSFLDTCKLDLILLEKQEDESRVILQEVLQKINKLREKKGAELCRAIEVELKTLGFSEHVHVEFDFTPTEIYSECFEHKARLIWVPNPGQAPQPLDKIASGGELSRFLLAVVGLMNKDETPTLIFDEVDAGIGGITLNYVADALTMLAERQQMLLITHWPQLAARAEKHFLVRKDVRSSATFTSCDALSETGIREEYERMAGGGQQGEVLARQLLGTG